Proteins encoded within one genomic window of Methanosarcina barkeri str. Wiesmoor:
- a CDS encoding transcription initiation factor IIB — protein sequence MVEVERVRYSDTLEREKIRAMIKARKEKQKEQSFEKEKAVCPECGSRNLVHDYERAELVCGDCGLVIDADFVDEGPEWRAFDHDQRMKRSRVGAPMTYTIHDKGLSTMIDWRNRDSYGKSISSKNRAQLYRLRKWQRRIRVSNATERNLAFALSELDRMASALGLPRTVRETAAVVYRKAVDKNLIRGRSIEGVAAAALYAACRQCSVPRTLDEIEEVSRVSRKEIGRTYRFISRELALKLMPTSPIDYVPRFCSGLNLKGEVQSKSVEILRQASEKELTSGRGPTGVAAAAIYIASILCGERRTQREVADVAGVTEVTIRNRYKELAEELDIEIIL from the coding sequence ATGGTAGAAGTCGAAAGAGTTCGCTATTCTGACACTCTTGAAAGAGAAAAAATACGTGCCATGATCAAAGCTCGCAAAGAGAAACAAAAGGAGCAAAGTTTTGAGAAAGAAAAGGCCGTGTGTCCAGAATGCGGCAGCAGAAACCTCGTCCACGACTATGAGCGAGCCGAACTCGTGTGTGGGGACTGCGGACTTGTCATTGATGCCGATTTTGTGGATGAAGGCCCAGAATGGCGAGCTTTCGATCATGATCAACGTATGAAGCGTTCCCGTGTGGGTGCGCCCATGACATACACAATCCACGACAAAGGGCTTTCCACAATGATTGACTGGAGGAACCGCGACTCCTATGGAAAGTCAATATCTTCCAAAAATCGTGCTCAGCTTTATCGTTTAAGAAAATGGCAGCGTAGAATCCGTGTAAGTAACGCAACTGAAAGAAACCTTGCATTTGCACTATCTGAACTGGACAGAATGGCTTCGGCTCTCGGTCTTCCGAGAACTGTGCGGGAAACCGCAGCTGTCGTCTACAGAAAAGCTGTGGACAAGAACCTTATCCGTGGAAGAAGCATTGAAGGTGTTGCCGCAGCCGCTCTTTATGCTGCTTGCCGCCAGTGTAGCGTCCCAAGAACTCTTGATGAAATCGAAGAGGTATCCAGGGTCAGCCGGAAAGAAATCGGAAGAACTTACCGTTTTATTTCCAGAGAACTCGCACTAAAGCTCATGCCCACGTCTCCTATAGACTATGTCCCAAGGTTCTGTTCAGGCCTTAATCTTAAAGGAGAAGTCCAGTCAAAGAGCGTTGAGATCCTGAGGCAGGCTTCCGAAAAGGAACTCACAAGCGGGAGAGGTCCCACAGGAGTTGCTGCCGCTGCAATTTATATTGCTTCCATTCTCTGCGGTGAACGGAGAACTCAGCGGGAAGTTGCAGATGTAGCCGGGGTTACGGAAGTCACTATCCGAAACAGATACAAAGAGCTTGCAGAAGAGCTGGATATAGAGATTATTCTCTAA
- a CDS encoding LysE family transporter: protein MLTIEVLEALLLGFSVGLTGALVPGPMLFATIEISLKKGWLAGPQVVFGHMLVEAVLYVLILVGAASFVDSGIISLIFLIGGLSLLVFGLLTLKEARATASSTQISQNSSSLKLVSNPALIGLVTSVSNPYFWIWWLTAGGALVLKEYELGILIAMAYMLGHWAADLGWFTAISGSFGRGKTLLSQKMHRYILYTCGVFLVVFGLYFMLNCNHSIHLS, encoded by the coding sequence ATGCTAACAATTGAAGTTTTGGAAGCTCTTCTATTAGGTTTTTCTGTAGGGCTTACAGGCGCACTTGTTCCGGGCCCAATGCTTTTTGCAACTATAGAGATATCACTAAAAAAAGGCTGGCTTGCAGGCCCACAGGTAGTATTCGGGCATATGCTTGTGGAAGCTGTGCTCTACGTGCTGATTCTCGTAGGAGCTGCTTCGTTTGTTGACAGTGGCATAATTTCATTAATCTTCCTAATAGGAGGGCTTTCACTTCTGGTATTTGGACTTCTTACCTTAAAAGAAGCACGAGCTACAGCTTCTTCTACTCAGATTTCTCAGAATTCCTCAAGCTTGAAGCTGGTTTCCAACCCTGCCCTAATAGGCCTGGTTACTTCAGTTTCGAACCCGTACTTCTGGATCTGGTGGCTGACCGCTGGCGGAGCTCTTGTACTTAAAGAATATGAACTGGGAATTCTAATTGCAATGGCTTATATGCTCGGTCACTGGGCTGCAGACCTGGGCTGGTTTACTGCCATATCCGGCTCATTCGGACGTGGTAAAACCCTGCTCTCCCAAAAAATGCATAGATATATTCTCTATACCTGCGGGGTATTCCTCGTAGTTTTTGGGTTGTACTTCATGCTTAATTGCAATCATTCGATTCATTTATCCTGA
- a CDS encoding class I SAM-dependent methyltransferase family protein, which translates to MKRQCIKVPKKKGEPVRRILLELEILDNSVKISADEAFLYIPLTREPASDELESFPTEIELIEFDFKPQEKKPVPEDLLGFSPAYEVIGDIALLEDPELDKEKASRIADALLLTHSNIKTVLKPLTPVIGEFRVREFEVVAGEPRTETIHREYGCRYKVDLERAYFTPRLSTERSRILSRVKDGDIVVDMFAGVGPYSILIAKSKKPSKVLAIDKNPEAVRYLRENIILNSAKNIEAIEGDAREEAKKFAGTADHVIMNLPHSAFEFLDSAVLLTKPGGIIHYYGITPEDDLFESSTELIKEAAEKAGRKIEVLEKRVVRSYAPHQYNICIQARIV; encoded by the coding sequence ATGAAACGGCAGTGCATAAAAGTTCCTAAAAAGAAAGGAGAACCTGTAAGAAGAATACTCCTTGAGCTTGAAATTCTGGATAACTCCGTAAAAATAAGTGCAGATGAGGCATTTCTTTATATTCCCCTGACCAGAGAACCTGCCTCTGACGAGCTGGAGAGTTTTCCTACAGAAATTGAGCTTATCGAGTTCGATTTCAAGCCCCAAGAAAAGAAACCTGTTCCAGAAGACCTTCTTGGTTTCAGCCCTGCTTATGAAGTTATAGGAGATATCGCCCTGCTGGAAGACCCTGAACTTGACAAGGAGAAAGCCTCAAGAATTGCCGATGCCCTCCTTTTAACACATTCGAATATAAAAACAGTGCTCAAGCCTCTTACGCCTGTTATCGGGGAATTTCGGGTTAGAGAATTTGAGGTCGTTGCGGGCGAGCCGAGAACTGAAACTATTCACAGAGAGTACGGCTGCCGTTACAAAGTCGACCTTGAACGAGCTTATTTTACTCCCCGCCTTTCGACCGAGCGCTCAAGAATTCTTTCCCGGGTTAAGGACGGAGATATCGTTGTCGATATGTTTGCAGGCGTCGGCCCTTACAGCATCCTGATCGCAAAGAGCAAAAAGCCTTCAAAAGTCCTGGCAATCGATAAAAATCCAGAAGCTGTGCGTTATCTCAGAGAAAATATAATTCTTAACTCTGCGAAAAACATAGAAGCAATCGAAGGAGACGCCCGGGAAGAAGCAAAAAAGTTTGCAGGCACTGCCGACCATGTGATTATGAATTTGCCTCATAGTGCTTTTGAGTTTCTGGACTCTGCAGTTCTCCTGACAAAGCCCGGCGGAATTATTCATTATTATGGGATAACTCCTGAGGACGACCTCTTTGAAAGCTCTACAGAACTTATAAAGGAAGCTGCGGAAAAAGCAGGCAGGAAAATCGAGGTTCTGGAAAAAAGAGTAGTCCGTTCGTATGCGCCTCACCAGTATAATATCTGTATACAGGCAAGGATTGTTTAA
- a CDS encoding type IV pilin, whose translation MDFKKLFRKDDKAVSPVIGVILMVAITVILAAAIGSSVFGQGTTESAPQANLDIKASHIPDNAFDAPSIKIEHLGGDAVHFEDSTITKVMASVNGGTSVEINADGLGTDDITTDDDGLGTMNVGDIKILELITVSDDTPLQDSTGETDHAIVSGDTVNIKVIDVQTNQLICDKDIRF comes from the coding sequence ATGGATTTCAAGAAATTGTTTAGAAAAGATGATAAAGCAGTTTCCCCGGTTATCGGTGTCATTTTGATGGTTGCAATAACCGTCATCCTCGCCGCCGCAATCGGATCTTCCGTATTTGGCCAGGGAACTACTGAATCTGCACCGCAGGCGAACCTTGATATTAAAGCAAGTCATATCCCTGATAATGCATTCGATGCGCCATCTATAAAAATTGAGCACCTTGGTGGAGATGCGGTTCACTTCGAGGATTCCACAATAACAAAAGTTATGGCATCTGTTAATGGTGGCACATCCGTTGAAATTAATGCTGATGGTCTTGGAACTGATGATATTACTACTGATGACGATGGTCTTGGAACTATGAACGTTGGTGATATAAAGATACTAGAATTGATAACAGTTTCTGATGATACGCCACTTCAAGACAGCACAGGTGAGACAGATCACGCAATAGTTTCTGGTGATACTGTCAATATCAAAGTCATCGATGTGCAGACCAATCAGCTTATCTGCGACAAGGATATAAGGTTCTAA
- a CDS encoding type IV pilin N-terminal domain-containing protein, translating to MEGKKRWAFCQDCRGVSEVYGQLLMISIVVIAFSTIAITVFSDGGAVKPEHIPHTDLHENIKYINNDVYAIEIVHSGGESIDLKSIDILLNVNGQQLTPYNASDKSNFKVKNPDDTFRTRNSDGDFIVENSEDPDYINNVFSLGDCIVIYTTEDTITVTGEKIDLKVGDDIDMFFVDTPSQQVVQRTVLQKSYGKIPDWITPHPYGSVYDNSSTPGEWLPTELVDGINDGFITECQMYKDKWSSEMFTFGIDADDMNINDPLKAVRLKIVYSGHDSSMKNLTLEINDGNPNEWIIVDYDMTRYYSYTECDKNLEPYNLKLMDLGVNTTAELENLSVRFSAYGQAASDNKIGWVDFIGIHVEY from the coding sequence GTGGAGGGTAAAAAGCGTTGGGCATTTTGCCAGGACTGTCGGGGTGTTTCAGAAGTATATGGGCAACTGCTCATGATAAGCATAGTCGTTATAGCCTTTTCTACAATAGCCATAACTGTATTTTCCGATGGGGGAGCTGTGAAGCCGGAACATATTCCGCATACAGACTTACATGAAAATATCAAGTATATTAATAACGATGTTTATGCTATCGAGATTGTCCACAGTGGGGGAGAATCTATTGATCTCAAATCAATAGATATTTTACTTAATGTCAACGGACAGCAACTTACTCCATATAATGCATCCGATAAATCCAACTTCAAAGTCAAAAATCCTGATGACACTTTCAGGACCAGAAACTCAGATGGTGATTTTATAGTCGAGAACTCGGAAGATCCGGATTATATAAACAATGTTTTCTCGCTTGGAGACTGCATTGTAATTTACACTACTGAGGACACTATTACTGTTACAGGAGAAAAGATAGATCTCAAGGTTGGGGATGATATAGATATGTTCTTTGTGGACACGCCTTCCCAGCAGGTTGTCCAGAGAACCGTACTCCAGAAAAGCTATGGAAAAATTCCTGACTGGATTACTCCTCACCCTTACGGAAGTGTATATGACAACTCCTCAACTCCAGGTGAATGGTTGCCTACCGAGCTGGTTGACGGGATCAATGATGGTTTTATCACGGAGTGCCAGATGTATAAAGACAAGTGGTCTAGTGAGATGTTCACTTTTGGCATAGACGCAGATGACATGAACATCAATGATCCGTTAAAAGCAGTTCGCTTAAAAATAGTATATAGTGGGCATGACAGCAGTATGAAAAACTTGACACTTGAAATTAACGATGGAAATCCAAATGAGTGGATCATTGTTGATTACGATATGACTAGATATTATAGCTACACTGAATGTGATAAGAACCTAGAACCCTACAATCTGAAACTGATGGACCTGGGTGTAAATACAACTGCAGAACTAGAAAACCTGTCAGTCAGGTTTTCAGCATATGGACAGGCAGCTAGTGACAATAAAATTGGCTGGGTTGATTTTATCGGAATCCATGTGGAGTACTAA
- the fdhD gene encoding formate dehydrogenase accessory sulfurtransferase FdhD codes for MPEKYTTSYPAKRIRSDGRAEDVKVLLAKECPVKLFLNGKLFTKLFASPLELKELAIGHLITEGVISFREIENVEVEGGTVHVRTQSESRKIHTEDTGKIGRAGKAGKAEKEEKTSREIFVDSESVFDLQAVFAGIEYLESDTYKLTRGTHLAALIDRNGKLAVQIVDVGRHNAVDKAVGAAFLKGVDLSQHYMLSTGRQPAYMVTKAARAGIPLIATKSMPFDSGVEAAKKANVCLIGQLRKESMLIFANEWRVKL; via the coding sequence ATGCCCGAAAAATACACCACTTCCTATCCTGCGAAAAGAATTCGTTCCGACGGCAGAGCCGAAGACGTTAAAGTGCTGCTCGCAAAGGAATGCCCTGTTAAACTATTTCTCAACGGAAAACTCTTTACAAAACTTTTTGCCTCCCCGCTCGAACTCAAAGAGCTTGCAATAGGCCACCTGATTACAGAAGGGGTTATCAGTTTCAGGGAAATTGAAAACGTAGAAGTAGAAGGCGGGACGGTTCATGTCCGGACCCAAAGCGAGAGTCGGAAAATCCATACAGAAGACACCGGAAAAATCGGAAGAGCAGGAAAAGCAGGAAAAGCTGAAAAAGAAGAAAAAACCAGCAGAGAAATTTTTGTAGACTCAGAATCTGTTTTTGATCTGCAAGCCGTATTTGCAGGCATAGAATACCTTGAATCTGACACATACAAACTTACCCGAGGAACCCATCTGGCAGCTCTGATAGACCGAAACGGAAAACTTGCTGTACAAATTGTAGACGTCGGCCGGCACAACGCCGTAGATAAAGCCGTAGGAGCTGCCTTTCTCAAAGGCGTCGACCTCTCACAACATTACATGCTCTCGACAGGCCGGCAGCCAGCATATATGGTTACAAAAGCAGCTCGGGCAGGAATTCCTCTCATCGCCACCAAATCCATGCCCTTCGACTCAGGCGTTGAAGCTGCAAAAAAAGCAAATGTATGCCTCATAGGCCAGCTCAGAAAAGAATCAATGCTCATCTTTGCCAACGAATGGAGGGTAAAACTCTAA